From Pongo pygmaeus isolate AG05252 chromosome 1, NHGRI_mPonPyg2-v2.0_pri, whole genome shotgun sequence, one genomic window encodes:
- the SH2D5 gene encoding SH2 domain-containing protein 5 isoform X4: MEMWVIVIAWPAVALARGRLPGAIHTSPVPGGSTSQGPTSCQVWWSGLTSLWWMVLRLGRPRQGLGGGCLSPLLFSTQDCPRRRAVILKFSLQGLKIYSGEGEVLLMAHALRRILYSTWCPADCQFAFVARNPRSPASKFFCHLFVGSQPGEVQILHLLLCRSFQLAYLLQHPEERAQPEPCPGPTGEVPLKPPSSSGGLVREPFGRDQLSQNVHALVSFRRLPAEGLKELPESEGRARHARLGNPYCSPTLVRKKAIRSKVIRSGAYRGCTYETQLQLSAREAFPAAWEAWPRGPGGHSCLVESEGSLTENIWAFAGISRPCALALLRRDVLGAFLLWPELGASGQWCLSVRTQCGVVPHQVFRNHLGRYCLEHLPAEFPSLEALVENHAVTERSLFCPLDMGRLNPTYEEQDCGPLGRPPRTLRPLSHAKSEAELQGLG; encoded by the exons ATGGAGATGTGGGTGATAGTCATAGCCTGGCCAGCGGTGGCCCTAGCTAGGGGTCGTCTGCCAGGAGCCATCCACACTTCCCCAGTGCCAGGGGGTTCCACCAGCCAGGGCCCCACCtcctgccaggtgtggtggagtggGCTGACCAGCCTTTGGTGGATGGTCCTGAGGctgggcaggccaaggcagggtcTGGGAGGTGGTTGCCTGTCCCCACTACTCTTCTCCACTCAGGACTGTCCCCGACGCCGGGCCGTCATCCTGAAATTCAGCCTTCAGGGTCTCAAGATCTACAGcggggagggtgag GTGCTGCTGATGGCTCACGCCCTGAGGCGCATACTCTACTCCACCTGGTGCCCTGCCGACTGCCAGTTTGCCTTCGTGGCTAGAAACCCACGGAGCCCAGCCAGCAAGTTCTTCTGCCACCTCTTTGTGGGCAGCCAGCCAGGAGAG gtcCAGATCCTGCACCTGCTCCTGTGCCGCTCTTTCCAGCTGGCTTACCTCTTACAGCACCCTGAGGAGCGGGCACAGCCAGAGCCCTGCCCAGGGCCCACAGGGGAGGTGCCCCTAAAGCCACCGTCCAGCTCCGGGGGCCTGGTGCGGGAGCCCTTCGGCCGTGATCAACTCTCTCAGAACGTCCATGCACTGGTCTCCTTCCGGCGGCTGCCAGCAGAAGGGCTG AAGGAGCTGCCAGAGTCGGAAGGCCGTGCCCGCCATGCCCGCCTGGGGAATCCCTACTGCTCGCCCACGCTGGTGCGCAAGAAGGCCATTCGCAGCAAGGTGATCCGCTCGGGGGCCTACCGCGGCTGCACCTATGAGACCCAGCTGCAGCTGTCGGCTCGGGAGGCCT TTCCTGCTGCATGGGAGGCATGGCCCCGGGGTCCTGGTGGCCACTCGTGCCTGGTGGAGAGCGAGGGCAGCTTGACGGAGAACATCTGGGCCTTCGCTGGCATCTCCAG GCCCTGTGCCCTGGCCCTGTTGCGGAGAGACGTGCTGGGGGCCTTCCTGCTGTGGCCTGAGCTGGGTGCTAGCGGCCAGTGGTGTCTGTCCGTGCGCACGCAGTGCGGCGTGGTGCCCCACCAGGTCTTCCGGAACCACCTGGGCCGCTACTGCTTGGAG CACCTGCCGGCAGAGTTCCCCAGCCTGGAGGCTCTGGTGGAGAACCACGCGGTTACTGAACGCAGCCTCTTCTGTCCCCTCGACATGGGCCGCCTGAACCCCACCTACGAGGAGCAGGACTGTGGGCCCCTGGGCAGGCCGCCCCGGACTCTCCGGCCCCTCAGCCATGCCAAGTCCGAGGCAGAGCTGCAGGGCCTGGGCTAA
- the SH2D5 gene encoding SH2 domain-containing protein 5 isoform X3 — MEMWVIVIAWPAVALARGRLPGAIHTSPVPGGSTSQGPTSCQVWWSGLTSLWWMVLRLGRPRQGLGGGCLSPLLFSTQDCPRRRAVILKFSLQGLKIYSGEGEVLLMAHALRRILYSTWCPADCQFAFVARNPRSPASKFFCHLFVGSQPGEVQILHLLLCRSFQLAYLLQHPEERAQPEPCPGPTGEVPLKPPSSSGGLVREPFGRDQLSQNVHALVSFRRLPAEGLVGSGELPESEGRARHARLGNPYCSPTLVRKKAIRSKVIRSGAYRGCTYETQLQLSAREAFPAAWEAWPRGPGGHSCLVESEGSLTENIWAFAGISRPCALALLRRDVLGAFLLWPELGASGQWCLSVRTQCGVVPHQVFRNHLGRYCLEHLPAEFPSLEALVENHAVTERSLFCPLDMGRLNPTYEEQDCGPLGRPPRTLRPLSHAKSEAELQGLG, encoded by the exons ATGGAGATGTGGGTGATAGTCATAGCCTGGCCAGCGGTGGCCCTAGCTAGGGGTCGTCTGCCAGGAGCCATCCACACTTCCCCAGTGCCAGGGGGTTCCACCAGCCAGGGCCCCACCtcctgccaggtgtggtggagtggGCTGACCAGCCTTTGGTGGATGGTCCTGAGGctgggcaggccaaggcagggtcTGGGAGGTGGTTGCCTGTCCCCACTACTCTTCTCCACTCAGGACTGTCCCCGACGCCGGGCCGTCATCCTGAAATTCAGCCTTCAGGGTCTCAAGATCTACAGcggggagggtgag GTGCTGCTGATGGCTCACGCCCTGAGGCGCATACTCTACTCCACCTGGTGCCCTGCCGACTGCCAGTTTGCCTTCGTGGCTAGAAACCCACGGAGCCCAGCCAGCAAGTTCTTCTGCCACCTCTTTGTGGGCAGCCAGCCAGGAGAG gtcCAGATCCTGCACCTGCTCCTGTGCCGCTCTTTCCAGCTGGCTTACCTCTTACAGCACCCTGAGGAGCGGGCACAGCCAGAGCCCTGCCCAGGGCCCACAGGGGAGGTGCCCCTAAAGCCACCGTCCAGCTCCGGGGGCCTGGTGCGGGAGCCCTTCGGCCGTGATCAACTCTCTCAGAACGTCCATGCACTGGTCTCCTTCCGGCGGCTGCCAGCAGAAGGGCTGGTAGGCAGTGGG GAGCTGCCAGAGTCGGAAGGCCGTGCCCGCCATGCCCGCCTGGGGAATCCCTACTGCTCGCCCACGCTGGTGCGCAAGAAGGCCATTCGCAGCAAGGTGATCCGCTCGGGGGCCTACCGCGGCTGCACCTATGAGACCCAGCTGCAGCTGTCGGCTCGGGAGGCCT TTCCTGCTGCATGGGAGGCATGGCCCCGGGGTCCTGGTGGCCACTCGTGCCTGGTGGAGAGCGAGGGCAGCTTGACGGAGAACATCTGGGCCTTCGCTGGCATCTCCAG GCCCTGTGCCCTGGCCCTGTTGCGGAGAGACGTGCTGGGGGCCTTCCTGCTGTGGCCTGAGCTGGGTGCTAGCGGCCAGTGGTGTCTGTCCGTGCGCACGCAGTGCGGCGTGGTGCCCCACCAGGTCTTCCGGAACCACCTGGGCCGCTACTGCTTGGAG CACCTGCCGGCAGAGTTCCCCAGCCTGGAGGCTCTGGTGGAGAACCACGCGGTTACTGAACGCAGCCTCTTCTGTCCCCTCGACATGGGCCGCCTGAACCCCACCTACGAGGAGCAGGACTGTGGGCCCCTGGGCAGGCCGCCCCGGACTCTCCGGCCCCTCAGCCATGCCAAGTCCGAGGCAGAGCTGCAGGGCCTGGGCTAA
- the SH2D5 gene encoding SH2 domain-containing protein 5 isoform X2, which produces MEMWVIVIAWPAVALARGRLPGAIHTSPVPGGSTSQGPTSCQVWWSGLTSLWWMVLRLGRPRQGLGGGCLSPLLFSTQDCPRRRAVILKFSLQGLKIYSGEGEVLLMAHALRRILYSTWCPADCQFAFVARNPRSPASKFFCHLFVGSQPGEVQILHLLLCRSFQLAYLLQHPEERAQPEPCPGPTGEVPLKPPSSSGGLVREPFGRDQLSQNVHALVSFRRLPAEGLVGSGKELPESEGRARHARLGNPYCSPTLVRKKAIRSKVIRSGAYRGCTYETQLQLSAREAFPAAWEAWPRGPGGHSCLVESEGSLTENIWAFAGISRPCALALLRRDVLGAFLLWPELGASGQWCLSVRTQCGVVPHQVFRNHLGRYCLEHLPAEFPSLEALVENHAVTERSLFCPLDMGRLNPTYEEQDCGPLGRPPRTLRPLSHAKSEAELQGLG; this is translated from the exons ATGGAGATGTGGGTGATAGTCATAGCCTGGCCAGCGGTGGCCCTAGCTAGGGGTCGTCTGCCAGGAGCCATCCACACTTCCCCAGTGCCAGGGGGTTCCACCAGCCAGGGCCCCACCtcctgccaggtgtggtggagtggGCTGACCAGCCTTTGGTGGATGGTCCTGAGGctgggcaggccaaggcagggtcTGGGAGGTGGTTGCCTGTCCCCACTACTCTTCTCCACTCAGGACTGTCCCCGACGCCGGGCCGTCATCCTGAAATTCAGCCTTCAGGGTCTCAAGATCTACAGcggggagggtgag GTGCTGCTGATGGCTCACGCCCTGAGGCGCATACTCTACTCCACCTGGTGCCCTGCCGACTGCCAGTTTGCCTTCGTGGCTAGAAACCCACGGAGCCCAGCCAGCAAGTTCTTCTGCCACCTCTTTGTGGGCAGCCAGCCAGGAGAG gtcCAGATCCTGCACCTGCTCCTGTGCCGCTCTTTCCAGCTGGCTTACCTCTTACAGCACCCTGAGGAGCGGGCACAGCCAGAGCCCTGCCCAGGGCCCACAGGGGAGGTGCCCCTAAAGCCACCGTCCAGCTCCGGGGGCCTGGTGCGGGAGCCCTTCGGCCGTGATCAACTCTCTCAGAACGTCCATGCACTGGTCTCCTTCCGGCGGCTGCCAGCAGAAGGGCTGGTAGGCAGTGGG AAGGAGCTGCCAGAGTCGGAAGGCCGTGCCCGCCATGCCCGCCTGGGGAATCCCTACTGCTCGCCCACGCTGGTGCGCAAGAAGGCCATTCGCAGCAAGGTGATCCGCTCGGGGGCCTACCGCGGCTGCACCTATGAGACCCAGCTGCAGCTGTCGGCTCGGGAGGCCT TTCCTGCTGCATGGGAGGCATGGCCCCGGGGTCCTGGTGGCCACTCGTGCCTGGTGGAGAGCGAGGGCAGCTTGACGGAGAACATCTGGGCCTTCGCTGGCATCTCCAG GCCCTGTGCCCTGGCCCTGTTGCGGAGAGACGTGCTGGGGGCCTTCCTGCTGTGGCCTGAGCTGGGTGCTAGCGGCCAGTGGTGTCTGTCCGTGCGCACGCAGTGCGGCGTGGTGCCCCACCAGGTCTTCCGGAACCACCTGGGCCGCTACTGCTTGGAG CACCTGCCGGCAGAGTTCCCCAGCCTGGAGGCTCTGGTGGAGAACCACGCGGTTACTGAACGCAGCCTCTTCTGTCCCCTCGACATGGGCCGCCTGAACCCCACCTACGAGGAGCAGGACTGTGGGCCCCTGGGCAGGCCGCCCCGGACTCTCCGGCCCCTCAGCCATGCCAAGTCCGAGGCAGAGCTGCAGGGCCTGGGCTAA